One stretch of Methylococcus capsulatus DNA includes these proteins:
- a CDS encoding YggS family pyridoxal phosphate-dependent enzyme, protein MLELEANLQAVRRRIRAAEQACGRPEGSVRLLAVSKTQPATVLRAAYGLGQREFGENYLQEAMEKQDALADLDILWHFIGPIQSNKTRPIAERFDWVHGIDRLKIAQRLSDQRPESMTPLNVCIQVNIGGESTKSGVAPADVAGLAHAVAGLPRLRLRGLMTIPAPTAEVGAQHAAFRRLRELLERLGIPGLDTLSMGMSNDLEAAVAEGATLVRIGTSIFGRRPRAKGRA, encoded by the coding sequence ATGCTGGAGCTCGAGGCAAATTTACAGGCCGTGCGACGGAGAATCCGGGCGGCGGAGCAGGCATGCGGCCGTCCGGAGGGCTCGGTGCGGCTGCTGGCCGTCTCGAAAACCCAGCCCGCCACGGTGTTGCGCGCGGCTTATGGATTGGGCCAGCGGGAGTTCGGCGAAAATTATCTGCAGGAAGCCATGGAGAAACAGGATGCCCTGGCCGATCTCGACATCCTCTGGCACTTCATCGGGCCGATCCAATCGAACAAGACCCGGCCCATCGCCGAGCGCTTCGACTGGGTGCACGGAATCGACCGCCTGAAAATCGCCCAGCGCCTCAGTGACCAGCGCCCGGAATCCATGACGCCATTGAATGTCTGCATCCAGGTCAACATCGGCGGGGAGTCGACCAAATCCGGCGTGGCTCCGGCCGATGTGGCCGGGCTGGCACATGCGGTCGCCGGCTTGCCTCGCCTGCGGCTCCGGGGCTTGATGACGATTCCGGCGCCGACCGCCGAGGTGGGAGCGCAACATGCCGCATTCCGCCGTTTGCGGGAACTGCTGGAACGTCTCGGGATACCGGGACTCGATACGCTGTCCATGGGTATGTCCAACGACCTGGAGGCGGCAGTGGCGGAAGGGGCGACCCTGGTGCGCATCGGAACTTCGATTTTCGGCCGCCGCCCGCGTGCCAAGGGACGAGCTTAG
- a CDS encoding PilT/PilU family type 4a pilus ATPase: MEFESLLKLMVLKKASDLFITAAKEPCMKLNGNLVPLASTKLTSEQARQLVLGIMNQRQRDEFENTNECNFALSAAGLGRFRVSAFVQRNSPGMVLRRIETEIPTVEQLNLPPILNDLVMAKRGLILFVGATGTGKSTSLAAMLKYRNEHSSGHIITIEDPLEFVHPHAGCIVTQREVGIDTESYEVALKNTLRQAPDVILIGEIRTRDTMQQAITFAETGHLCLSTLHANNANQALDRILHFFPEDMHPQLLMDLSLNLRAIIAQQLVKRADGKGRYPAVEILINTPLVSDLIRQGEIHKLKEVMKQSREQGMQTFDQALFELFKAGRIGYEDALYSADSKNEVRLMIKLSEEGSIDKYAPTDASIQIVDN; the protein is encoded by the coding sequence ATGGAATTCGAGTCACTGCTCAAGCTGATGGTGCTGAAAAAAGCATCCGATCTCTTCATCACTGCGGCCAAGGAACCCTGCATGAAGCTCAACGGCAACCTCGTACCGCTGGCCAGCACCAAACTCACCAGTGAACAGGCGCGCCAGCTCGTCCTCGGCATCATGAACCAGCGCCAGCGCGACGAATTCGAGAACACCAACGAGTGCAATTTCGCCCTCTCAGCGGCCGGACTGGGCCGGTTCCGGGTCAGCGCCTTCGTCCAGCGGAACAGCCCCGGCATGGTGCTACGCCGGATCGAGACCGAAATTCCCACAGTGGAGCAGCTCAACCTGCCGCCCATCCTCAACGATCTGGTGATGGCCAAGCGCGGTCTGATCCTGTTCGTGGGCGCGACCGGCACCGGCAAGTCCACTTCGCTGGCGGCGATGCTCAAGTACCGCAACGAGCATTCCAGCGGCCACATCATCACCATCGAGGATCCCCTGGAGTTCGTCCACCCGCACGCGGGCTGCATCGTCACCCAGCGCGAGGTCGGCATCGACACCGAATCCTACGAAGTCGCACTGAAGAACACCCTGCGGCAGGCGCCAGACGTGATCCTGATCGGCGAGATCCGCACCCGTGACACCATGCAGCAGGCCATCACCTTCGCCGAGACCGGTCATCTCTGTCTGAGTACCCTGCATGCCAACAACGCCAACCAGGCGCTGGACCGCATCCTCCATTTCTTCCCGGAAGACATGCATCCGCAGCTGCTCATGGATCTGTCGCTGAACCTGCGCGCGATCATCGCCCAGCAGCTCGTGAAACGCGCCGACGGCAAGGGGCGCTATCCGGCGGTGGAAATCCTGATCAACACGCCCCTGGTCTCCGACCTGATCCGCCAGGGAGAGATCCACAAGCTCAAGGAGGTCATGAAGCAATCGCGCGAACAGGGCATGCAGACCTTTGATCAGGCGCTGTTCGAACTGTTCAAGGCGGGCCGGATCGGCTACGAAGATGCCCTCTACTCGGCCGATTCCAAGAACGAAGTCCGCTTGATGATCAAGCTCAGCGAAGAAGGCAGCATCGACAAATACGCGCCCACGGACGCATCGATCCAGATCGTCGACAACTGA
- a CDS encoding IS110 family transposase has product MNNEERFAGVDVSKAYLDLGVSPEGGVERFSNDEAGVTALIQRLLTLQPALVVLEATGGLETLLAASGRVAGLPLAVVNARQVRDFAKATGRLAKTDKLDALVLAHFAKAVRPEVRAGRTEAEQALVELVARRRQLVEMRAQERTRLAMAGSRQKQGLKEHIAWLDEHIARLDGDLKNRLRESDIWKTRVDLLQSAPGVGPVTMLTLLSYLPELGKLNRREIAARVGLAPFNRDSGFQRGRRRIWGGRAEVRSVLYMATLAATRGDNPIATFHRRLVEKGKPAKVALTAAMRKLLTSLNAMLKQNKPWSCPQIA; this is encoded by the coding sequence ATGAATAACGAAGAGCGATTTGCCGGGGTGGATGTATCGAAGGCGTATTTGGATTTGGGAGTCAGTCCCGAGGGCGGGGTCGAGCGTTTTAGCAATGATGAGGCAGGGGTCACGGCACTGATCCAGCGACTCCTCACGCTCCAACCGGCGTTAGTCGTCTTGGAGGCGACCGGGGGACTCGAAACCTTGCTCGCGGCTTCCGGTCGAGTGGCCGGACTGCCGTTGGCCGTCGTCAATGCTCGCCAAGTGCGTGACTTCGCCAAGGCCACCGGCCGGCTCGCGAAAACCGATAAGCTGGATGCCCTGGTATTGGCCCATTTCGCCAAGGCCGTGCGCCCCGAAGTTCGCGCCGGCCGGACCGAGGCAGAGCAAGCCTTGGTGGAACTGGTCGCCCGGCGACGGCAATTAGTGGAGATGCGCGCCCAAGAGAGAACCCGCTTGGCGATGGCCGGCTCACGGCAAAAACAGGGCTTAAAGGAGCACATTGCCTGGCTGGACGAGCATATCGCTCGACTCGACGGGGATTTGAAAAACCGGCTGCGCGAATCGGACATTTGGAAAACCCGAGTCGACCTGCTCCAAAGTGCACCGGGCGTAGGCCCCGTGACGATGCTCACGTTGCTGTCGTATCTGCCAGAACTCGGCAAACTCAACCGGCGCGAGATCGCTGCCCGGGTGGGATTGGCGCCGTTTAATCGGGACAGTGGCTTCCAGCGAGGACGGCGGAGGATTTGGGGCGGACGAGCGGAAGTGCGCTCGGTGCTGTACATGGCGACCTTGGCCGCTACCCGAGGCGATAATCCCATCGCCACCTTCCATCGTCGATTGGTCGAAAAAGGCAAACCGGCCAAGGTCGCTTTAACGGCGGCCATGCGTAAGCTCCTCACCAGCCTGAATGCCATGCTGAAACAAAATAAACCTTGGTCATGCCCACAAATCGCTTGA
- a CDS encoding YggT family protein, protein MDLGYLVNPAVFLVETLFGLYILAVLLRFLLQWTGADYYNPISQFLVKVTHPPLRLLRRFIPAIGRVDTASLVLMLALQMVAGYLVFLLQGTTAISVAALAVWSVHDLLDLVLNIFFFCIIARALLSWFGRMPYHPAAALLASLTEPLLRRSRRLLPPTGGLDLSPLLPLIGIQLVRMLFLPPLQHLAVLLN, encoded by the coding sequence ATGGACCTGGGCTATCTCGTCAATCCGGCGGTGTTTCTGGTGGAAACCCTGTTCGGCCTGTACATTCTCGCCGTTCTCCTGCGGTTTCTGCTGCAATGGACCGGAGCGGACTATTACAACCCCATATCACAATTTCTGGTCAAGGTGACCCATCCTCCGCTTCGGCTGCTGCGGCGTTTCATTCCGGCCATCGGCCGGGTCGATACCGCCTCGCTGGTGCTGATGCTGGCGTTGCAGATGGTGGCGGGCTATCTGGTGTTTTTGCTGCAGGGCACTACCGCCATTTCGGTTGCGGCCCTGGCGGTGTGGTCGGTTCACGATCTGCTCGATCTCGTCCTCAACATCTTTTTTTTCTGCATCATCGCCCGTGCCTTGCTGAGCTGGTTCGGCCGGATGCCCTACCATCCGGCCGCCGCCCTTCTCGCCAGCCTGACCGAGCCGCTGCTGCGCCGCAGCCGCCGCTTGCTGCCGCCCACCGGCGGACTCGATCTCTCCCCCCTCCTGCCGCTGATCGGCATCCAGTTGGTCAGGATGCTGTTCCTGCCACCACTTCAGCATCTGGCAGTGCTTTTGAACTGA
- a CDS encoding type IV pilus twitching motility protein PilT produces MDIAELLAFSVKNKSSDLHLSSGLPPMIRVDGDIRRINVPPLEHKEVHALIYDIMNDKQRRDFEEFLETDFSFELPGVARFRVNAFNQDRGAAAVFRTIPSKVLTLEELGCPKFFQDVTRQPRGLIVVTGPTGSGKSTTLAAMIDYINSNDYSHILTIEDPIEFVHQSKKCLINQREVHRNTLGFNEALRSALREDPDVILVGEMRDLETIRLALTAAETGHLVFGTLHTSSAAKTIDRIVDVFPAAEKDMIRSMLSESLQAVISQALVKKVGGGRTAAWEIMVGTPAIRNLIREAKVAQMYSTIQTGRKDGMQTLDQHLQELVERGIITRQVAREVAVNKAAF; encoded by the coding sequence ATGGATATCGCCGAACTGCTCGCCTTCTCAGTCAAGAACAAATCTTCCGACCTGCACCTTTCTTCCGGGCTGCCGCCGATGATCCGCGTCGACGGCGACATCCGGCGCATCAACGTGCCGCCGCTGGAGCACAAGGAAGTACACGCGCTCATATATGACATCATGAACGACAAACAGCGGCGCGACTTCGAGGAGTTCCTGGAAACCGATTTCTCATTCGAACTGCCGGGTGTCGCCCGTTTCCGGGTCAATGCCTTCAACCAGGACCGCGGCGCGGCGGCTGTGTTCCGGACCATCCCTTCCAAAGTCCTCACGCTGGAGGAACTGGGCTGCCCGAAGTTCTTCCAGGACGTCACCCGCCAGCCACGCGGCCTGATCGTGGTCACCGGACCGACGGGTTCGGGCAAGTCCACCACGCTGGCGGCCATGATCGACTACATCAACTCCAACGACTATTCCCACATTCTGACCATCGAAGATCCGATCGAGTTCGTCCACCAGAGCAAGAAATGCCTGATCAACCAACGCGAGGTGCACCGCAACACCTTGGGCTTCAACGAAGCCCTGCGCTCGGCCCTGCGCGAAGACCCGGACGTGATCCTCGTGGGCGAAATGCGCGACCTGGAAACCATCCGCCTTGCGCTGACCGCGGCCGAAACCGGACACCTGGTGTTCGGCACTTTGCATACCAGTTCCGCCGCCAAGACCATCGACCGCATCGTCGACGTGTTCCCGGCCGCCGAGAAAGACATGATCCGCTCCATGCTGTCGGAATCGCTGCAGGCGGTCATTTCGCAGGCCCTCGTCAAAAAAGTCGGCGGCGGCCGGACGGCGGCCTGGGAGATCATGGTCGGCACTCCGGCCATCCGCAACCTGATCCGCGAGGCCAAGGTGGCCCAGATGTATTCGACGATCCAGACGGGCCGTAAGGACGGCATGCAGACCCTGGATCAGCACCTGCAGGAACTGGTGGAGAGAGGGATCATCACCCGTCAGGTCGCCCGCGAAGTCGCCGTCAACAAAGCCGCGTTCTAG
- the proC gene encoding pyrroline-5-carboxylate reductase: protein MKHKMLGFIGAGNMASSLVGGLVADGYPARNIWVSDVDEAKLDALSLKFGVNVSGDNRRVARLAEILVLAVKPQILREVAEGVADIVAETRPLILSVAAGVGESVIDRWLGGGQSLVRCMPNTPALVKSSATALHANEKTTSAQRSEAESILRAVGVTVWVEREEALDAVTAISGSGPAYFFLLMEAMENAATGLGLDPETARLLVQQTALGAARIAIESEEGPAQLRQRVTSPKGTTERAIGVLEERGLHEIVRDAVAAAHARAIELARELGA, encoded by the coding sequence GTGAAACACAAAATGCTTGGGTTCATCGGGGCCGGCAATATGGCCTCGAGCCTGGTGGGAGGGCTGGTGGCTGACGGTTATCCGGCCCGCAATATCTGGGTGTCGGACGTGGATGAGGCCAAGCTGGACGCGCTTTCGTTGAAATTCGGCGTCAACGTGAGCGGAGACAACCGGCGGGTGGCGAGACTGGCGGAAATCCTGGTGCTGGCCGTGAAACCGCAGATTCTGCGGGAAGTGGCAGAAGGTGTGGCGGACATCGTCGCGGAAACCCGGCCGCTGATCCTGTCGGTTGCGGCCGGCGTCGGCGAGTCCGTCATCGACCGCTGGCTGGGCGGCGGACAGTCCCTCGTCCGCTGCATGCCGAACACCCCAGCGCTGGTCAAAAGTTCCGCCACCGCCCTGCATGCGAACGAAAAGACGACCTCGGCCCAGCGCAGCGAAGCCGAGAGCATCCTGCGTGCCGTCGGCGTGACCGTATGGGTCGAGCGGGAGGAAGCACTGGATGCCGTCACGGCGATTTCCGGGAGTGGACCGGCGTACTTTTTTCTGCTCATGGAAGCGATGGAAAATGCGGCGACCGGCCTGGGTCTCGATCCCGAGACCGCGCGCCTGTTGGTGCAACAGACGGCGCTCGGGGCCGCCCGTATCGCCATCGAGTCCGAAGAAGGCCCAGCCCAACTGCGGCAGCGGGTGACCTCTCCCAAAGGGACGACCGAGCGGGCCATCGGCGTGTTGGAGGAGCGGGGGCTGCATGAGATCGTGAGGGATGCCGTGGCGGCCGCCCACGCCCGAGCGATCGAGCTGGCGCGGGAACTGGGGGCTTGA